The following coding sequences lie in one Treponema socranskii subsp. buccale genomic window:
- a CDS encoding malolactic enzyme yields MFDYTTRWTRVILFAETNIRNPVNENHGGIFMEKYGYDLINDAFLNKGTAFSVEERKKYHLEGLLPPCIDDIKTQADRIYRQMERKNSGIEKRRFLMDIFNHNRTLFYYVFHEHIVELMPIVYDPVIAESIEQYSEQFVDTQGAAFLSIDAPEQIEDTLRHAAGGRHIRLIVATDAEGILGIGDWGTNGVDISVGKLMVYTAAAGIDPKTVLPVVLDCGTNRQTLLDDPLYLGNRHKRIYGDTYYRFIDKFVTTAEKLFPDLYLHFEDFGRSNAAKVLQTYRKTFPVFNDDCQGTGIITLAGILGAMKINGQKLTEQVYLCFGAGTAGAGITDRIFREMVAEGLSEDEARSHFYMVDKQGLLFDDMDDLTPEQKPFARKRSEFADAVNLTSLTKAVMAIRPTILVGTSTTPGTFTEEIVCAMASWCEHPIIFPLSNPTELAEATASDLIHWSDGRAMVATGIPADSVEYKGVTYTIGQANNALIYPGLGLGSIAVNSKLMTDEMISAAAHSLGAFLETGKPGEAVLPPVARLTEFSEAVAVAVASCAIRQKLNRVATDNVEKTVKACIWKPEY; encoded by the coding sequence ATGTTCGACTATACAACACGCTGGACCCGTGTTATACTTTTTGCTGAAACGAATATCCGTAATCCTGTAAATGAAAATCATGGAGGAATCTTTATGGAAAAATATGGGTATGATCTTATCAACGATGCGTTTTTGAACAAGGGAACGGCATTTTCTGTCGAAGAGAGGAAAAAGTATCATCTGGAAGGATTGCTACCGCCGTGTATTGACGATATTAAAACGCAGGCCGACAGAATTTACCGCCAGATGGAACGAAAGAATTCCGGAATAGAAAAAAGAAGATTTCTTATGGATATCTTCAATCACAACCGAACACTTTTCTATTATGTATTTCATGAACACATTGTGGAGCTGATGCCGATTGTTTATGATCCGGTTATCGCGGAAAGTATCGAGCAGTACAGCGAACAGTTTGTCGATACGCAGGGGGCGGCATTTTTGTCGATTGATGCTCCGGAGCAAATTGAAGATACGCTTCGGCATGCCGCAGGCGGAAGACATATCAGACTTATCGTTGCTACAGACGCGGAAGGAATTCTCGGTATCGGCGACTGGGGGACGAACGGCGTTGACATCTCCGTAGGCAAACTGATGGTCTATACTGCCGCCGCAGGAATTGACCCGAAAACAGTGCTGCCGGTTGTACTGGATTGCGGAACAAATAGGCAAACGCTGCTGGACGATCCGCTCTATCTCGGTAATCGCCACAAGAGAATATACGGCGACACATATTACCGCTTTATCGATAAATTTGTAACGACGGCGGAAAAACTTTTCCCCGACTTATACCTTCACTTTGAAGATTTCGGCAGATCGAACGCCGCAAAGGTTTTGCAAACGTATCGGAAGACTTTCCCCGTATTCAACGATGACTGCCAAGGAACCGGTATCATTACGCTTGCGGGAATCCTCGGCGCTATGAAAATCAACGGGCAAAAGCTTACGGAGCAGGTATATCTGTGCTTCGGTGCGGGAACTGCAGGAGCCGGAATTACGGATCGTATTTTCAGGGAAATGGTTGCCGAGGGGCTTTCCGAAGACGAAGCCCGCAGTCATTTTTATATGGTCGATAAGCAAGGACTTTTGTTCGATGACATGGACGATCTGACACCCGAGCAAAAACCGTTTGCTCGGAAACGCAGCGAATTTGCCGACGCCGTAAATCTTACCTCGCTTACAAAAGCGGTTATGGCGATTCGGCCGACGATTCTTGTGGGAACATCGACAACACCGGGAACCTTTACGGAAGAGATCGTTTGCGCTATGGCGTCATGGTGCGAGCACCCGATTATTTTCCCGCTCAGCAATCCTACGGAACTTGCGGAAGCTACCGCTTCGGATTTGATTCATTGGTCTGACGGGCGAGCCATGGTGGCAACGGGAATTCCTGCCGATTCGGTAGAATACAAAGGCGTCACGTACACAATCGGACAGGCGAACAATGCATTGATTTATCCGGGATTGGGATTAGGCAGTATCGCGGTAAATTCAAAACTCATGACCGATGAAATGATCTCGGCAGCCGCACACTCGCTTGGAGCATTTCTCGAAACCGGTAAGCCCGGAGAGGCGGTTTTACCGCCGGTAGCACGGCTGACGGAATTTTCCGAAGCGGTTGCAGTTGCGGTTGCTTCGTGTGCCATCCGTCAAAAATTAAACCGCGTTGCAACGGATAATGTGGAAAAAACGGTCAAAGCCTGTATCTGGAAACCGGAATATTAA
- a CDS encoding AEC family transporter, protein MVIVDVIKSIVPIIILVVIGYLIHQKKRIDDGFNANVSYLIMNIALPASVFISVTKNLTVSEFKTLAFPLLIGAAAFAVNYVFAFFLMKVTKIPKGRRGIFVNTIVNANTIFIGMPLNEALFGEAAVKYFLVYYVLNTISTWTIGSILIANDSKADSVSCRKINFKKILSPPIIGFIVAIAVLLSGITIPAMITDIFTYLGNLVTPLSLIYIGVVLSKAGLKSIHFDRDTVTALLGKFVLSPLVTAFIIFVSAETGMIIDSVLRRTLIVQAAVPALTVLPILADEGKGDVEYATNVVTTSTILFIAVIPVVMLLVS, encoded by the coding sequence ATGGTAATTGTTGATGTCATAAAAAGCATCGTACCGATTATAATTTTGGTCGTAATCGGATACTTGATTCATCAAAAAAAAAGAATTGATGACGGATTCAATGCGAATGTATCCTATCTTATAATGAACATCGCATTGCCGGCATCCGTTTTTATTTCCGTCACAAAAAACCTGACCGTGTCCGAATTTAAAACTCTTGCGTTTCCTTTGTTAATCGGAGCTGCCGCATTTGCAGTTAATTATGTATTTGCTTTTTTTCTCATGAAGGTTACAAAGATCCCTAAGGGGAGGCGAGGGATATTTGTCAACACCATTGTGAATGCCAATACGATTTTTATCGGAATGCCCTTGAATGAAGCGCTGTTTGGAGAGGCTGCAGTCAAATATTTTCTCGTATATTACGTATTGAACACGATATCGACATGGACGATAGGTTCCATCCTTATTGCGAACGATTCCAAAGCGGACAGCGTTTCCTGCAGAAAAATCAATTTCAAAAAGATTTTATCTCCGCCTATCATCGGATTCATCGTTGCAATCGCTGTTTTATTATCGGGAATTACAATTCCTGCGATGATAACGGACATTTTTACCTATCTCGGGAATCTTGTAACGCCGCTTTCATTGATTTATATCGGAGTTGTTTTATCGAAGGCCGGCTTAAAGAGCATTCATTTCGACAGGGATACCGTGACGGCGCTCCTTGGAAAATTTGTGTTGAGTCCGCTGGTGACGGCATTTATTATATTTGTTTCCGCCGAGACAGGGATGATAATCGACAGCGTTTTGCGCCGGACATTAATTGTTCAAGCTGCTGTACCGGCGTTAACAGTTTTGCCGATATTGGCCGATGAAGGCAAGGGTGACGTTGAGTATGCAACGAACGTTGTGACAACAAGCACCATTTTATTTATCGCGGTGATTCCCGTTGTTATGCTGTTAGTTTCGTGA
- the lnt gene encoding apolipoprotein N-acyltransferase: MSNFLQVFRVIFSAILVSLAIPNEFFLLGCPSIALISLIPLYIAVAECRSYRSAFRLGALHTFSVHLFSSFWLAFFKDFAIFTLGASAVGTGLIGGILGRMLYVPYARYGGCKRLVKGAEPASQKYLAEGAGLSSYGIPFRVFWFSCAYTLYEWYKASGTGFLAYPWGTLSSSAFPWRLFMQIADLTGAYGVSFLFALCSAVCAEGILLLKRAPHLIAPGVSLSALKRTAGVCIALFALSFLYGAFQYAKPRKPEKTLNAVLVQQNSNPWNETSDEASIMASEKLSEEKINELKAEGKDAHIVVWSEGVLRHSFPNGQAYYSLYPPEEPLVRFIERMHVPFIIGGPYVAEGEIRRLSNASLLFDAKGNFRGAYEKIHLVPFAEVLPGEEYEWAVNLMDKLVGISAGWKAGDQYVLFDIPCERNEGRAKSASKIVSLAKDAGDDAVGKEMPLVRVASPVCFGDAFPSDVCGPLHRYGSDVFINITDDSWSNTKSAEYQHFVIASYRAIEYRTTLVRSTNAGYSVALDPAGKIVADMPLFKRDALAVSIPVYEHSTTVYALFGNWLPFVFGVLIIAYCLYVSLAFVFGDDFIYEAH; the protein is encoded by the coding sequence ATGAGTAACTTTTTACAAGTTTTCCGCGTGATTTTTTCGGCGATTCTCGTATCTCTGGCCATTCCGAACGAGTTTTTTTTGCTCGGATGCCCCTCTATCGCCCTCATTTCGCTCATTCCGCTCTATATCGCCGTCGCCGAATGCCGTTCCTATCGAAGCGCGTTTCGGCTCGGTGCCCTGCATACGTTTTCCGTCCATCTGTTTTCGAGTTTTTGGCTCGCCTTTTTTAAAGATTTTGCGATTTTTACCCTCGGCGCATCGGCTGTCGGTACGGGCCTCATCGGCGGCATTTTGGGGCGTATGCTCTACGTCCCCTACGCACGGTACGGCGGATGCAAAAGGCTTGTAAAGGGAGCGGAACCGGCGTCACAAAAATATCTTGCCGAAGGAGCGGGACTTTCATCTTACGGCATTCCGTTCCGCGTCTTTTGGTTTTCGTGTGCATACACGCTCTACGAATGGTATAAAGCGTCGGGAACGGGCTTTCTCGCATATCCGTGGGGCACGCTTTCGTCGAGCGCATTTCCGTGGCGGCTTTTTATGCAGATCGCCGATCTCACAGGCGCATACGGCGTTTCGTTTTTGTTTGCGCTGTGCTCGGCAGTCTGCGCGGAAGGCATTTTGCTGCTCAAGCGTGCGCCGCATCTCATTGCACCGGGCGTTTCCCTTTCGGCGCTCAAACGCACGGCGGGCGTATGCATCGCCCTCTTTGCGCTTTCGTTTTTATACGGAGCTTTTCAATACGCAAAACCGCGCAAACCCGAAAAAACACTCAACGCCGTCTTAGTGCAGCAAAACAGCAATCCTTGGAACGAAACGTCGGACGAAGCGTCGATCATGGCATCGGAAAAACTGAGCGAAGAAAAAATAAACGAATTGAAAGCGGAAGGAAAAGATGCACACATCGTCGTTTGGAGCGAAGGCGTTCTTCGTCACTCGTTTCCGAACGGCCAAGCCTATTATTCGCTCTACCCTCCCGAAGAGCCGCTTGTGCGCTTTATCGAAAGGATGCACGTGCCCTTTATCATCGGCGGTCCCTACGTCGCGGAAGGCGAAATACGCAGGCTGAGCAACGCTTCTCTTCTCTTCGATGCAAAAGGCAATTTTCGGGGCGCGTACGAAAAGATTCACCTCGTGCCCTTTGCCGAAGTGCTCCCCGGAGAAGAATACGAATGGGCGGTCAATCTGATGGATAAGCTCGTCGGAATTTCGGCCGGATGGAAAGCGGGCGATCAATACGTCCTCTTTGATATTCCGTGCGAACGGAACGAAGGGCGCGCAAAGAGCGCGTCGAAAATCGTATCGCTTGCAAAAGATGCCGGAGATGATGCAGTAGGAAAAGAGATGCCTCTTGTGCGCGTCGCATCGCCCGTCTGCTTCGGAGACGCTTTTCCGTCGGACGTGTGCGGCCCGCTTCACCGGTACGGCAGCGACGTATTTATCAACATAACCGACGACTCGTGGTCGAACACGAAGTCCGCCGAATATCAACACTTCGTCATCGCCTCCTACCGCGCGATCGAATACCGCACCACGCTCGTGCGTTCGACGAACGCCGGCTATTCGGTCGCCCTCGATCCGGCAGGAAAGATCGTCGCCGATATGCCGCTTTTCAAAAGAGACGCGCTCGCCGTTTCGATTCCCGTCTACGAACATTCGACGACGGTCTACGCGCTTTTCGGAAATTGGCTCCCCTTCGTCTTCGGCGTTTTAATAATCGCCTACTGCCTCTACGTTTCGCTCGCCTTCGTTTTCGGCGACGACTTTATCTACGAAGCGCATTAA
- a CDS encoding galactokinase: MKQVRGAHKQEYEVYPKVTAVAPGRFHLIGEHSWFFRDKTLSMAVNLPVYISVSKRDDSVLKFYFSQMNERKRANLSSLKFRREDRWANAIKAVISGFLAGGCTLGGMNITVYSDILPSAGFGITTAIKAASALALRELFSLDMSDAEMLEAIERGNKSFLKIGNYNADNFAALYSKAGKLLITDHARAVYDYIDFPFDDSLILLTDARVPRISVWDENTIHESENALLLGDLRERKRGVYGGWQYENNVTEINETLSAVNEDTRRKLLCIMREHNDVIDARTALVKKDFGKFARAVNHSHESMRDLFEISCPEIDWILKRVGELEPNLEQLRNPVTCGRITGKGFGRCLYTFIRKEDEEAFRTKLSEYERIFGFHPSSYRVLPADGAHIVK; encoded by the coding sequence ATGAAACAGGTGAGAGGTGCCCACAAACAAGAATATGAAGTTTATCCCAAAGTGACGGCTGTCGCCCCCGGACGTTTTCATCTCATCGGGGAGCATTCGTGGTTTTTTCGCGATAAAACGCTTTCCATGGCGGTAAACCTTCCGGTTTACATTTCCGTTTCAAAGCGCGACGATTCCGTACTGAAATTTTATTTTTCGCAGATGAACGAGAGAAAGCGGGCAAATCTTTCGTCGCTGAAATTCAGACGCGAAGACCGCTGGGCAAATGCGATTAAAGCCGTCATTTCGGGATTCCTTGCAGGAGGATGTACGCTCGGCGGCATGAACATCACCGTGTACAGCGATATCCTTCCGTCCGCGGGCTTCGGCATTACGACGGCGATAAAAGCGGCGAGCGCTCTTGCGCTTCGCGAACTCTTTTCGCTCGACATGAGCGATGCGGAAATGCTTGAAGCGATCGAGCGCGGCAATAAATCGTTTTTGAAAATAGGTAACTACAATGCCGACAATTTTGCCGCCCTGTATTCGAAAGCGGGAAAGCTGCTCATCACCGACCACGCGCGCGCAGTCTACGATTACATCGATTTTCCGTTCGACGATTCTCTCATTCTCCTTACCGACGCGAGGGTGCCGCGCATATCCGTGTGGGATGAAAATACGATCCACGAATCGGAAAACGCGCTTTTGCTCGGCGATCTCCGCGAACGGAAGCGGGGCGTGTACGGCGGCTGGCAGTACGAAAACAATGTCACCGAAATAAACGAAACGCTTTCTGCGGTAAACGAAGATACGAGGCGGAAACTCTTGTGCATCATGCGCGAACACAACGACGTCATTGATGCGCGGACCGCCCTCGTCAAAAAGGATTTCGGAAAATTTGCGCGCGCAGTCAATCACAGCCATGAAAGCATGCGCGACTTGTTCGAGATTTCGTGTCCGGAAATCGACTGGATATTAAAACGCGTCGGCGAACTCGAACCGAATCTCGAACAGCTTCGAAACCCCGTTACGTGCGGCCGCATTACGGGAAAGGGCTTCGGGAGATGTCTGTATACGTTTATCAGAAAAGAAGACGAAGAAGCGTTTCGAACGAAGCTTTCCGAGTACGAAAGGATATTCGGCTTTCATCCGTCTTCGTATCGCGTGCTGCCCGCCGACGGCGCGCACATCGTAAAGTAA
- the surE gene encoding 5'/3'-nucleotidase SurE, whose product MKLLLTNDDGFSADGIKTLARHLSDAGHDVWIFAPDRNRSAASNRITMDKPLRIKEHGQRIYSCSGMPADCVITALKSGIIGNGVDAVLSGINRGANIGTDILYSGTAAAARQAVLYGVPGIAFSVRSSDGFWRYDAMARFASSNLSSLISLTHTANGDGTPDGLCVFVNVNGLSLDRYGGASFADEISFREYRDAVHVLAGPDGDRYSFFCGGDIVTHGGDTSDNAVCEKGFVAVSRIYAEVRAAKGVDGISFSV is encoded by the coding sequence GTGAAACTGCTTTTAACAAACGACGACGGATTTTCCGCTGACGGCATAAAAACGCTTGCTCGGCACTTGTCCGATGCCGGTCACGACGTGTGGATATTTGCGCCCGACAGAAACCGCTCGGCCGCTTCAAACCGCATTACGATGGATAAGCCGCTTCGAATAAAAGAGCACGGACAGCGTATCTATTCGTGCTCGGGTATGCCTGCCGACTGTGTCATCACCGCGCTCAAAAGCGGCATCATCGGAAACGGCGTGGATGCCGTGCTTTCGGGGATCAACCGCGGTGCAAATATCGGAACGGATATTCTCTATTCGGGAACTGCGGCTGCAGCGAGGCAGGCGGTGCTCTACGGAGTGCCGGGAATCGCCTTCAGCGTGCGCTCTTCGGACGGCTTCTGGCGTTACGATGCGATGGCGCGCTTTGCTTCTTCCAATCTGTCATCGCTCATTTCGCTTACGCATACGGCAAACGGAGACGGCACTCCCGACGGTCTGTGCGTTTTTGTAAACGTCAACGGTTTGTCTCTCGATCGCTACGGCGGCGCTTCCTTTGCCGATGAAATATCGTTTCGCGAATATAGGGATGCCGTTCACGTGCTCGCCGGCCCCGACGGCGACCGGTACAGTTTTTTTTGCGGAGGAGACATCGTTACGCACGGCGGAGATACAAGCGACAATGCGGTATGCGAAAAAGGCTTTGTCGCCGTCTCTCGCATCTATGCCGAAGTGCGCGCTGCGAAAGGAGTGGACGGCATTTCGTTTTCGGTGTAA
- a CDS encoding tetratricopeptide repeat protein, whose amino-acid sequence MANEARKSSENPDIVRQGVLLYKQKKYADSLAFFLALPQDTGIDGIELAYYIGLCYAKLERYDDALLYLEQVVTSGTELERVLQCRFLLAVIYALSGRRRLAEFELNKLLETGYRNASVYAAIAFIAWEQNDVKKCLEYYEKSLEIDPENLTSLNGMGYVLACENTDLTRALSYCKKAVDSEPKSAACLDSLGWVYFKLGLMEEASKYLTEAQKLDGSNAVIKEHVAQLEAFKDDR is encoded by the coding sequence ATGGCAAACGAAGCAAGAAAATCATCCGAAAATCCCGATATAGTGCGGCAGGGTGTACTGCTGTATAAGCAAAAAAAATATGCGGACTCTCTCGCGTTTTTTCTCGCGCTTCCTCAGGATACGGGTATCGACGGCATAGAGCTCGCGTATTACATCGGGCTGTGCTATGCGAAGCTCGAACGCTACGACGACGCGCTTTTGTATTTGGAACAGGTGGTTACATCGGGTACGGAACTCGAGCGCGTTTTGCAGTGCCGCTTTCTCCTCGCCGTCATCTACGCGCTTTCCGGCCGCAGGCGTCTTGCCGAATTCGAACTCAACAAACTGCTCGAAACGGGCTACCGCAACGCATCCGTCTATGCGGCTATCGCCTTTATCGCGTGGGAGCAAAACGACGTCAAAAAATGTCTCGAATATTACGAAAAATCGCTTGAAATCGATCCCGAAAATCTCACGTCGCTGAACGGCATGGGATACGTGCTCGCATGCGAAAATACCGATTTGACGCGGGCGCTGTCATATTGCAAAAAAGCGGTCGATTCCGAACCGAAATCCGCCGCATGCCTCGATTCGCTGGGGTGGGTATATTTCAAACTCGGCCTCATGGAAGAAGCTTCAAAATATCTTACGGAAGCGCAAAAGCTCGACGGTTCGAACGCCGTCATCAAAGAACACGTCGCGCAGCTTGAGGCTTTTAAGGACGACCGATGA
- a CDS encoding SH3 domain-containing protein produces the protein MKKAVLFAAMCVVCMCVYAQNTDTDLYYQGFAYKDTRCIVTGNAVNVRSGAGSGYAKLFQLNAGDVVSVIEKCDAPPLLAEGALSYWYKITCGKGTGFMCGRWLTSKYAAGDINADGKIDYITYQAFYRIPYGAEDFDEYIFTNDTFLLIQGGAVSELKGASFIPKEKGHPYRPRDIAVIADLELPIKNPVILFSNFFGYGSGRSCICDFYFFNEDNTFSPIISAGSFWEGYYYKKTKLIFPNKAYDVYNQKWSASEKGRKNIIIKITKDGKENDKYETESETVSQAEYRWNGASFEQIR, from the coding sequence ATGAAAAAGGCCGTTTTATTTGCCGCTATGTGCGTTGTATGTATGTGCGTGTATGCACAAAATACCGACACCGATTTGTATTATCAGGGGTTTGCGTATAAAGATACGCGATGTATCGTTACGGGTAATGCAGTAAATGTCCGCTCAGGAGCGGGAAGCGGATATGCAAAGCTTTTTCAGCTGAATGCAGGCGATGTTGTATCCGTTATAGAAAAATGCGATGCGCCGCCTTTGCTCGCCGAAGGTGCTTTATCGTATTGGTATAAAATTACATGCGGTAAAGGCACGGGCTTTATGTGCGGACGCTGGCTTACGTCAAAATATGCCGCAGGTGATATAAATGCGGACGGAAAAATCGATTACATAACATATCAAGCGTTTTACCGCATTCCGTACGGTGCGGAGGATTTTGATGAATATATATTTACAAACGATACGTTTTTACTGATACAAGGCGGCGCCGTTTCGGAACTGAAAGGTGCCAGTTTTATACCGAAAGAAAAAGGACATCCGTATAGACCGAGAGATATTGCCGTTATTGCCGATCTTGAACTTCCTATAAAAAATCCCGTTATACTGTTTTCAAACTTTTTCGGATACGGATCGGGCCGCAGTTGTATATGCGATTTTTATTTTTTTAATGAAGATAATACATTTTCACCGATAATTTCAGCCGGCTCTTTTTGGGAGGGGTATTACTACAAAAAAACGAAACTCATTTTTCCGAATAAAGCCTACGATGTGTATAATCAAAAATGGAGCGCTTCGGAAAAAGGTCGAAAGAATATCATTATCAAGATAACGAAAGACGGAAAAGAGAACGATAAGTATGAAACGGAAAGCGAAACCGTTTCGCAAGCCGAGTATCGCTGGAACGGCGCTTCTTTTGAACAGATTCGGTAA
- a CDS encoding class I SAM-dependent methyltransferase gives MKTYQDANAAVIDRWITEGWEWGKPVDHQTFVQAQNGQWSVVLTPTKPVPREWFGDLKGKKLLGLASGGGQQMPIFTAAGAECTVLDYSEKQLESERIVAERESYRINIVRADMSKPLPFADSSFDIIFHPVSNCYIEKVEPVFAECFRILKKGGVLLCGLDIGINYLVDQKEEKIINSLPFNPLVYEAHRKQLEESDSGWQFSHSLTEQIGGQLRAGFTLTDIYEDTNGDGRLHELHIPSFIATRAIK, from the coding sequence ATGAAAACATATCAAGACGCGAACGCGGCGGTCATTGACCGATGGATTACGGAAGGCTGGGAATGGGGAAAGCCCGTCGATCATCAAACCTTTGTGCAGGCGCAAAACGGACAATGGTCTGTAGTGTTGACACCGACAAAACCGGTACCGCGCGAATGGTTCGGCGATTTAAAAGGCAAAAAGCTTTTGGGGCTCGCGTCGGGAGGCGGTCAGCAAATGCCGATTTTTACCGCCGCCGGAGCGGAATGCACAGTGCTTGACTATTCGGAAAAACAGCTTGAATCGGAACGCATTGTTGCCGAGCGCGAAAGCTATCGCATAAACATCGTGCGCGCGGATATGTCAAAACCGCTGCCCTTCGCCGATTCATCTTTCGATATTATTTTTCATCCCGTGAGCAACTGCTATATCGAAAAGGTCGAGCCGGTATTTGCCGAATGTTTTCGTATTCTCAAAAAGGGCGGCGTGTTACTGTGCGGACTTGATATCGGTATCAATTATCTTGTCGATCAAAAAGAAGAAAAGATTATCAACTCGCTTCCGTTTAATCCGCTCGTTTACGAAGCGCACCGCAAACAGCTTGAAGAATCGGACTCGGGCTGGCAGTTTTCGCATTCGCTTACCGAACAAATCGGCGGACAGCTGCGCGCAGGTTTTACGCTCACCGATATCTACGAAGACACGAACGGCGACGGCCGCCTGCACGAACTGCACATCCCGTCGTTCATTGCGACGCGTGCGATAAAATAA
- a CDS encoding VOC family protein: protein MAKNKNIQKIYACWIYVSDLKKSIRFYQNIGFELKFIEEDGAWAEFDLGETSFALLQRPAEKGSVQSVKTKIMFEVNDIEEMRRRLVSLGVKLIGDIREEPYGKLLTFEDPDGHWLEFFENKRA from the coding sequence ATGGCGAAGAACAAAAATATACAAAAAATATATGCCTGTTGGATTTATGTAAGCGATTTGAAAAAATCGATCCGCTTTTATCAAAATATCGGTTTTGAACTCAAGTTTATTGAAGAGGACGGTGCTTGGGCGGAATTCGATTTAGGAGAAACGTCGTTCGCCCTGCTGCAACGGCCTGCGGAAAAAGGATCGGTACAATCTGTAAAAACGAAAATTATGTTCGAGGTAAATGACATTGAAGAAATGCGCCGGCGTTTGGTTTCTCTCGGCGTCAAATTGATCGGAGATATCAGAGAAGAACCTTACGGCAAACTGCTGACCTTCGAAGACCCCGACGGGCATTGGTTGGAGTTTTTTGAAAATAAACGTGCTTAA
- a CDS encoding type II toxin-antitoxin system RelE/ParE family toxin — protein MIKTFGDSETEKIWNGKKSLRLPPDIHKRAFVKLLIINSAECEDDLKIPPGNKFEHLFGDLKDYCSIRINDQWRIQFKFQNNEAYEVKVTDYH, from the coding sequence ATGATAAAGACATTCGGAGATTCCGAAACCGAAAAGATTTGGAATGGAAAGAAATCACTGAGGCTTCCTCCGGATATTCATAAAAGAGCATTTGTAAAACTGCTGATTATAAATTCAGCCGAATGTGAAGATGATTTGAAGATTCCACCGGGGAATAAATTCGAGCATCTGTTCGGTGATTTGAAAGATTATTGTTCGATACGAATAAATGACCAATGGAGAATACAGTTTAAGTTTCAAAACAATGAAGCTTATGAAGTAAAGGTTACGGATTATCACTAA
- a CDS encoding HigA family addiction module antitoxin: MDDKIELPKIGDIIAKEFLEPLGITPYRLAKDLGVSTSSILDLVHGKRKISVEMALRLSKYFGTSSKFWLNMQNELDLREAKEKLKSDLDKIPNCKKTA; the protein is encoded by the coding sequence ATGGATGATAAAATCGAATTGCCGAAAATCGGCGACATTATTGCAAAAGAATTCCTGGAGCCTCTTGGAATTACTCCGTACAGACTTGCAAAAGACTTGGGAGTTTCAACAAGTTCGATTTTGGATTTGGTTCACGGAAAAAGAAAAATCTCCGTAGAAATGGCTTTGCGCCTTTCAAAGTATTTCGGAACAAGTTCGAAATTCTGGCTCAATATGCAGAATGAGTTGGATTTGAGGGAAGCAAAAGAAAAATTGAAAAGCGATTTGGATAAAATCCCAAATTGCAAGAAGACCGCATGA